In one Curtobacterium citreum genomic region, the following are encoded:
- a CDS encoding DUF4191 family protein, producing the protein MARSSSQGTTAKEPGRLKQMYQVFTMTRRADPKSVWWFLLAFVGPVVLGVLLALLLPGQNWLAVTLWIVAGILLGVLLFLIVLGRLAERAAYSQIAGQPGAVGAVLSNSLRRQWRSSEMPVAVHGRSQAAVYRAVGTPGVVLITEGQRGNLKRQVDEERRKVQRIVPNVPVHVVHVDDDADGVTLHKLPRAMNKYKKALNRNEVLAVANRLDSLTHSPASAIPKGMDPMKARAGRPR; encoded by the coding sequence ATGGCACGCAGCAGTTCTCAAGGTACGACGGCGAAGGAGCCGGGTCGTCTCAAGCAGATGTACCAGGTCTTCACCATGACCCGCCGGGCAGACCCGAAGTCGGTGTGGTGGTTCCTCCTCGCCTTCGTCGGCCCCGTCGTCCTGGGCGTCCTGCTCGCCCTCCTGCTCCCCGGCCAGAACTGGCTCGCGGTGACGCTGTGGATCGTCGCGGGCATCCTGCTGGGTGTGCTGCTCTTCCTGATCGTCCTCGGCCGTCTGGCCGAGCGCGCCGCGTACTCGCAGATCGCCGGGCAGCCCGGCGCGGTCGGCGCGGTGCTCTCGAACTCGCTCCGTCGGCAGTGGCGTTCGAGCGAGATGCCCGTCGCGGTGCACGGCCGGTCGCAGGCCGCGGTCTACCGTGCCGTCGGCACCCCCGGCGTCGTCCTGATCACCGAGGGGCAGCGGGGCAACCTCAAGCGCCAGGTCGACGAGGAGCGCCGGAAGGTCCAGCGCATCGTCCCGAACGTCCCCGTGCACGTGGTCCACGTCGACGACGACGCGGACGGTGTGACACTGCACAAGCTGCCGCGTGCGATGAACAAGTACAAGAAGGCGCTCAACCGCAACGAGGTCCTCGCGGTCGCGAACCGTCTCGACTCCCTGACGCACAGCCCGGCGTCGGCGATCCCCAAGGGCATGGACCCGATGAAGGCCCGCGCGGGTCGTCCGCGCTGA
- a CDS encoding RDD family protein yields the protein MAPSTTPPSAAAPNAGGAHPDGWPGKDLGLPEEGPRSVGRIGRRIVALLIDGVLADLVAFVTGVWSPVAGSGDITHTWIQLAIFAVLQVLFICTFSGSFGHLCVGLRVVPIRGGYVGVWRPVVRTLLLCIVVPALIIDRDSRGAHDRIAGTVLVRR from the coding sequence ATGGCTCCCAGCACCACTCCGCCCTCCGCCGCCGCCCCGAACGCCGGTGGCGCGCACCCGGACGGGTGGCCCGGGAAGGACCTCGGTCTGCCGGAGGAGGGGCCGCGGAGCGTCGGTCGCATCGGCCGACGCATCGTCGCGCTGCTCATCGACGGTGTGCTCGCGGACCTCGTGGCGTTCGTGACCGGTGTCTGGTCGCCGGTCGCAGGGTCCGGGGACATCACGCACACCTGGATCCAGCTCGCCATCTTCGCGGTCCTGCAGGTGCTGTTCATCTGCACGTTCTCGGGGTCGTTCGGGCACCTGTGCGTCGGGCTGCGGGTCGTGCCGATCCGCGGCGGGTACGTGGGTGTGTGGCGCCCGGTGGTCCGGACGCTGCTGCTGTGCATCGTGGTGCCGGCGCTCATCATCGACCGGGACAGCCGGGGTGCGCACGACCGCATCGCGGGGACGGTGCTCGTCCGGCGCTGA
- a CDS encoding UDP-glucose dehydrogenase family protein, which produces MTAPKKASTPSADTRPAPVISVIGTGYLGATHAAAMAEMGFETIGVDVDPAKLAALSAGEVPFYEPGLPELITKHVATGKLRFTASIAEAVAAADVHFVCVGTPQKAGSHAANLSYVESATRGVAEHLTHPGLIVGKSTVPVGTAERLRGIVREFTPSGIDAELIWNPEFLREGKAVDDTLHPDRLVWGGASAAADAVIREVYAAPIAEGTPVITTDLATAELVKVSANAFLATKISFINAISEMCAITGADVTTLADALGHDARIGRKFLNAGLGFGGGCLPKDIRALMHRANELGAGRVVGLMQQVDEINMGQRERVIDMTIDSLGGSVLNRRVAVIGAAFKPLTDDVRDSPALNVAAALHLRGAQVTLWDPEANETARRSFPTLTYAGSKEAAVEGADVVLVLTEWDDITGADPVALGALVGRRAVIDARNCLPVADWVQAGWSVRSLGRPTPVTGAPVSPAAGAADVLATAR; this is translated from the coding sequence GTGACCGCTCCGAAGAAGGCAAGCACCCCGTCCGCCGACACCCGTCCCGCACCGGTGATCAGCGTCATCGGCACCGGGTACCTCGGCGCCACCCACGCGGCGGCCATGGCCGAGATGGGCTTCGAGACCATCGGCGTGGACGTCGACCCCGCGAAGCTCGCGGCACTGTCCGCCGGCGAGGTCCCGTTCTACGAGCCCGGCCTGCCCGAGCTCATCACGAAGCACGTCGCCACCGGCAAGCTCCGCTTCACCGCCTCGATCGCCGAGGCCGTCGCTGCCGCCGACGTCCACTTCGTCTGCGTCGGCACCCCGCAGAAGGCCGGTTCGCACGCCGCCAACCTGTCCTACGTCGAGAGCGCCACCCGCGGCGTCGCCGAGCACCTCACCCACCCGGGGCTCATCGTCGGCAAGTCGACCGTCCCGGTCGGCACCGCCGAGCGTCTGCGCGGCATCGTCCGCGAGTTCACACCCAGCGGGATCGACGCCGAGCTCATCTGGAACCCCGAGTTCCTCCGCGAGGGCAAGGCCGTCGACGACACCCTGCACCCGGACCGCCTGGTCTGGGGTGGTGCCTCCGCCGCGGCCGACGCCGTGATCCGCGAGGTGTACGCCGCACCGATCGCCGAGGGTACCCCGGTCATCACGACCGACCTCGCGACCGCCGAGCTCGTGAAGGTCAGCGCCAACGCGTTCCTCGCGACGAAGATCTCGTTCATCAACGCGATCTCCGAGATGTGCGCCATCACCGGCGCCGACGTGACGACGCTCGCGGACGCCCTCGGCCACGACGCCCGCATCGGCCGGAAGTTCCTGAACGCCGGGCTCGGCTTCGGTGGCGGCTGCCTGCCGAAGGACATCCGCGCGCTCATGCACCGCGCGAACGAGCTCGGTGCCGGCCGGGTCGTCGGCCTCATGCAGCAGGTCGACGAGATCAACATGGGCCAGCGCGAGCGGGTCATCGACATGACGATCGACTCCCTCGGCGGGTCCGTCCTCAACCGTCGCGTGGCGGTCATCGGCGCGGCGTTCAAGCCCCTCACCGACGACGTCCGCGACTCGCCGGCACTCAACGTGGCGGCCGCCCTGCACCTGCGGGGCGCCCAGGTCACGCTCTGGGACCCGGAGGCGAACGAGACCGCCCGCCGCTCCTTCCCGACCCTGACGTACGCCGGGTCGAAGGAGGCCGCGGTCGAGGGTGCCGACGTCGTCCTCGTCCTGACGGAGTGGGACGACATCACCGGCGCCGACCCGGTCGCCCTCGGCGCGCTCGTCGGCCGTCGCGCGGTCATCGACGCCCGCAACTGCCTCCCGGTCGCCGACTGGGTCCAGGCGGGGTGGTCCGTCCGTTCCCTGGGACGTCCCACGCCGGTCACGGGTGCACCCGTGAGCCCCGCGGCGGGTGCCGCCGACGTGCTGGCGACGGCGCGCTAG
- the glnA gene encoding type I glutamate--ammonia ligase, producing the protein MFSDSSEVLAFIKDTDVKFLDIRFTDLPGVQQHFNIPASTVDEDFFSVGQLFDGSSIRGFASIHESDMQLIPDVTTAYIDQFRAERTLIMIFDIYNPRNGEIYGRDPRQVAKKAEKYLASTGIADTAFFAPEAEFYIFDDVRYSVTQNKSFYSVDSEEGAWNTGREEEGGNLANKTPYKGGYFPVSPVDKTADLRDDITLKLIEAGFELERSHHEVGTGGQQEINYKFDTMVHAADDILKFKYIVKNTADQWGKVATFMPKPLFGDNGSGMHTHQSLWNDGKPLFYDENGYGGLSDLARWYIGGILKHAPALLAFTNPSINSYHRLVKGFEAPVNLVYSAGNRSAAIRIPITGTNPKAKRIEFRAPDASGNPYLAFAAQLMAGLDGIQNRIEPHEPVDKDLYELPPEEAKGIPQVPGSLDEALEALEADHEFLTKGNVFTEDLIQTWIDYKRENEILPLAQRPHPFEYELYFGV; encoded by the coding sequence ATGTTCAGCGATTCCTCCGAGGTGCTCGCCTTCATCAAGGACACGGACGTCAAGTTCCTCGACATCCGGTTCACGGACCTGCCCGGTGTCCAGCAGCACTTCAACATCCCGGCGTCGACGGTCGACGAGGACTTCTTCTCCGTCGGCCAGCTCTTCGATGGTTCGTCGATCCGCGGCTTCGCATCGATCCACGAGTCGGACATGCAGCTCATCCCGGACGTGACGACGGCGTACATCGACCAGTTCCGCGCCGAGCGCACGCTGATCATGATCTTCGACATCTACAACCCGCGGAACGGCGAGATCTACGGCCGTGACCCGCGCCAGGTCGCCAAGAAGGCCGAGAAGTACCTCGCCTCGACCGGCATCGCGGACACCGCGTTCTTCGCCCCCGAGGCCGAGTTCTACATCTTCGACGACGTCCGCTACTCGGTCACCCAGAACAAGTCGTTCTACTCGGTCGACTCCGAGGAGGGCGCCTGGAACACCGGCCGCGAGGAAGAGGGCGGCAACCTCGCCAACAAGACCCCGTACAAGGGCGGCTACTTCCCGGTCTCCCCGGTCGACAAGACCGCTGACCTGCGCGACGACATCACGCTCAAGCTGATCGAGGCGGGCTTCGAGCTCGAGCGCTCGCACCACGAGGTGGGCACCGGCGGCCAGCAGGAGATCAACTACAAGTTCGACACGATGGTCCACGCCGCGGACGACATCCTGAAGTTCAAGTACATCGTCAAGAACACGGCCGACCAGTGGGGCAAGGTCGCCACGTTCATGCCGAAGCCGCTCTTCGGCGACAACGGTTCGGGCATGCACACCCACCAGTCGCTCTGGAACGACGGCAAGCCGCTGTTCTACGACGAGAACGGCTACGGCGGCCTCTCCGACCTCGCACGCTGGTACATCGGTGGCATCCTCAAGCACGCCCCGGCGCTGCTCGCGTTCACCAACCCCTCGATCAACTCGTACCACCGCCTGGTGAAGGGCTTCGAGGCCCCGGTCAACCTGGTCTACTCGGCCGGCAACCGCTCCGCCGCGATCCGCATCCCGATCACGGGCACGAACCCGAAGGCCAAGCGCATCGAGTTCCGCGCGCCGGACGCCTCGGGCAACCCGTACCTCGCCTTCGCCGCGCAGCTGATGGCGGGCCTCGACGGCATCCAGAACCGCATCGAGCCGCACGAGCCGGTCGACAAGGACCTCTACGAGCTCCCCCCGGAGGAGGCCAAGGGCATCCCGCAGGTGCCGGGCTCCCTCGACGAGGCGCTCGAGGCGCTCGAGGCGGACCACGAGTTCCTCACGAAGGGCAACGTCTTCACCGAGGACCTCATCCAGACGTGGATCGACTACAAGCGCGAGAACGAGATCCTCCCGCTCGCGCAGCGTCCGCACCCGTTCGAGTACGAGCTGTACTTCGGCGTCTGA
- a CDS encoding bifunctional [glutamine synthetase] adenylyltransferase/[glutamine synthetase]-adenylyl-L-tyrosine phosphorylase: MTGRTRTSRSEMARLGFAELSESLERIAGLEARFGPDVRVPVSDAPALWESTADPDGALRALERLLERAPDQVRPVLADEAATERLVRLLGASVGLGEFLLRRPAETALLLDPVTAPWTQEAYEASLAEAVDGTIGEDARLRLRVRYRRHLAQIALFDVLHPAPTEAFPAVAAGLADLAGAALHTAVDVARREVPFPAADVAATPLAVIAMGKAGARELNYVSDVDVIFVTEPTRDDDADTGVGTDRAVLIATRLAIAATHAITDLAAEPALWEVDANLRPEGKDGALVRTLDSHVAYYERWAKGWEFQALLKARPIAGSRDLGARYAAAVAPFVWSSAGRPGFVESVQRMRERVTEHIPDAEVDRQLKLGPGGLRDVEFTVQLLQLVHGRDDESVRVRSTLEAMDALTASGYVGRPEAARFGPDYALLRLLEHRIQLRRLQRTHLMPSDEEELRVLARSTGLATSAAALEQRWRGVKLEVRGLHERLFYRPLLSAVAATDGEIVLTSDQAADRLGAIGFADPAGALGHIRALTQGTSRRATIQRNLLPVLLRWMAEGPAPDRALLAFRRLSDTLGESSWFLRMLRDSSGAAHSLTTVLSESAFLAGLLERFPEAVAWLDEPEALLRPRPLESLLAEVTATTARHGDDVDGAAALVRSARRRETLRLGMAAVLGHLDVDALGPALTDVTEATLAGALTLARRDAPDGLEFGIIAMGRFGGRELGFGSDADVLYVHRAPESLPSEQASRAAQAIVREVARLTDDAIHPFDLDIDLRPEGKNGPVVRTLDSYGAYYARWSLTWEAQALLRARGSVGDTALLRDFEHLADRTRYPQHIDEREVREVRRIKARVESERLPRGADPARHLKLGRGSLSDVEWFVQLLQLQHATDVPGLRTTSTLEALAAATDAGFIGPEDAERLGAAWRFASRTRSALVLWSGKTTDVLPVDRVQLEGVARLMEYPPGSASQLEDDYLGVTRRARQVFEREFYGA; the protein is encoded by the coding sequence TGGGCTTCGCGGAGCTGTCGGAGAGCCTGGAACGGATCGCCGGCCTGGAGGCACGGTTCGGCCCCGACGTGCGGGTGCCGGTCAGCGACGCCCCGGCCCTGTGGGAGTCGACGGCCGACCCGGACGGCGCGCTGCGCGCGCTCGAGCGGCTGCTCGAGCGTGCCCCGGACCAGGTCCGGCCGGTCCTGGCCGACGAGGCCGCGACCGAGCGCCTGGTCCGGCTCCTCGGTGCCTCGGTCGGCCTGGGGGAGTTCCTGCTCCGTCGTCCGGCCGAGACCGCGCTGCTGCTCGACCCGGTGACGGCGCCGTGGACGCAGGAGGCGTACGAGGCGTCCCTCGCCGAGGCCGTCGACGGCACGATCGGGGAGGACGCCCGACTCCGGCTGCGCGTCCGGTACCGCCGACACCTGGCCCAGATCGCGCTCTTCGACGTGCTGCACCCTGCACCGACCGAGGCGTTCCCGGCGGTCGCGGCGGGACTCGCGGACCTGGCCGGTGCCGCACTGCATACGGCGGTCGACGTCGCCCGGCGCGAGGTCCCGTTCCCCGCGGCCGACGTCGCCGCGACCCCGCTCGCCGTCATCGCGATGGGCAAGGCCGGTGCGCGCGAGCTCAACTACGTCAGCGACGTCGACGTCATCTTCGTCACCGAACCCACGCGCGACGACGACGCGGACACCGGCGTCGGGACAGACCGCGCTGTGCTCATCGCGACTCGGCTGGCGATCGCGGCGACGCACGCGATCACCGACCTCGCGGCCGAGCCGGCCCTGTGGGAGGTCGACGCCAACCTGCGCCCGGAGGGCAAGGACGGCGCGCTCGTCCGGACGCTCGACTCGCACGTGGCGTACTACGAGCGCTGGGCGAAGGGGTGGGAGTTCCAGGCGCTCCTCAAGGCCCGGCCGATCGCGGGCAGCCGGGACCTCGGTGCGCGGTACGCCGCCGCCGTCGCCCCGTTCGTCTGGAGCTCGGCCGGCCGACCGGGGTTCGTCGAGTCCGTGCAGCGGATGCGTGAGCGGGTCACCGAGCACATCCCGGACGCCGAGGTCGACCGGCAGCTGAAGCTCGGGCCCGGCGGCCTGCGCGACGTCGAGTTCACCGTGCAGCTGCTGCAGCTCGTGCACGGGCGGGACGACGAGAGCGTGCGGGTGCGCTCGACGCTCGAGGCGATGGACGCCCTGACGGCCTCCGGGTACGTCGGTCGTCCCGAGGCCGCGCGCTTCGGTCCCGACTACGCCCTGCTGCGGCTCCTCGAGCACCGCATCCAGCTCCGGCGGCTCCAGCGCACGCACCTCATGCCGAGCGACGAGGAGGAGTTGCGTGTCCTCGCCCGGTCGACGGGCCTCGCGACCTCGGCCGCCGCGCTCGAGCAGCGCTGGCGCGGCGTCAAGCTCGAGGTGCGCGGGCTGCACGAGCGGTTGTTCTACCGACCGCTGCTGTCCGCCGTGGCCGCGACCGACGGCGAGATCGTGCTGACGAGCGACCAGGCGGCCGACCGGCTCGGGGCGATCGGGTTCGCGGACCCCGCCGGCGCGCTCGGGCACATCCGCGCGCTCACCCAGGGCACGAGCCGGCGCGCCACGATCCAGCGCAACCTGCTCCCGGTGCTCCTCCGTTGGATGGCCGAGGGTCCGGCACCGGACCGGGCGCTGCTGGCCTTCCGCCGGCTCAGCGACACCCTGGGGGAGTCGAGCTGGTTCCTCCGGATGCTCCGGGACTCGTCCGGCGCCGCACACTCCCTGACGACCGTGCTGTCCGAGTCGGCGTTCCTCGCCGGGCTGCTCGAACGCTTCCCGGAGGCCGTGGCCTGGCTCGACGAACCCGAGGCGCTCCTGCGCCCGCGGCCGCTCGAGTCGCTGCTCGCCGAGGTCACCGCGACGACCGCCCGGCACGGGGACGACGTGGACGGTGCCGCGGCGCTCGTCCGCTCGGCCCGCCGCCGTGAGACCCTGCGCCTCGGCATGGCCGCCGTGCTCGGGCACCTCGACGTCGACGCCCTCGGACCCGCGCTGACCGACGTCACCGAGGCCACGCTCGCCGGCGCCCTGACCCTGGCGCGCCGGGACGCCCCCGACGGGCTCGAGTTCGGGATCATCGCGATGGGTCGCTTCGGCGGCCGGGAGCTCGGCTTCGGCTCGGACGCCGACGTGCTCTACGTCCACCGGGCACCCGAGTCGCTGCCGAGCGAGCAGGCATCACGCGCGGCGCAGGCGATCGTGCGCGAGGTCGCACGACTCACCGACGACGCGATCCACCCGTTCGACCTGGACATCGACCTGCGCCCGGAGGGCAAGAACGGGCCGGTCGTCCGGACGCTCGACTCGTACGGCGCGTACTACGCCCGCTGGTCGCTCACGTGGGAGGCCCAGGCGCTCCTCCGCGCCCGGGGATCCGTGGGGGACACGGCGCTCCTCCGCGACTTCGAGCACCTCGCGGACCGCACCCGCTACCCGCAGCACATCGACGAGCGCGAGGTCCGCGAGGTCCGCCGCATCAAGGCCCGCGTGGAGTCGGAGCGGCTGCCCCGGGGCGCGGACCCGGCCCGCCACCTCAAGCTCGGACGCGGGTCGCTCAGTGACGTCGAGTGGTTCGTGCAGCTCCTCCAGCTGCAGCACGCGACCGACGTCCCGGGGCTCCGGACGACCTCGACGCTCGAGGCCCTGGCCGCCGCGACGGACGCCGGGTTCATCGGGCCGGAGGACGCCGAGCGCCTCGGGGCCGCCTGGCGCTTCGCGTCGCGGACCCGCAGCGCGCTGGTGCTCTGGTCGGGGAAGACGACCGACGTGCTGCCCGTCGACCGGGTGCAGCTCGAGGGAGTCGCGCGGCTCATGGAGTACCCGCCGGGTTCGGCGTCGCAGCTCGAGGACGACTACCTCGGGGTCACCCGGCGGGCCCGCCAGGTCTTCGAGCGCGAGTTCTACGGCGCCTGA
- a CDS encoding glycoside hydrolase family 26 protein, which yields MSDLIRSTSTWWAQSSKHARRTAIGTTAIVLVLGLITWTVWVSPSGPVSTAVSEALGVTPPAAKKVSATELQTKLTAAQKQVWALQGKLDSSSAQAGSRAEEIAKLKQQIASLQSDLGAAKSAAAGSAAAAAQAAAAGKKGGSGSGSGTGGSGSGSDGAHGGNAAAPNTGPSKDPVTTEPISTPSKAQVLAQQSRWYGLYTTQAPFNWSEYDRVSQEVGKATNMVGFFQGFDQDFNQTAVQRSWANGRLPMMTWETVPAKTGNDQAFVPGYTNQDVVSGKFDAYLTKYAQDLKANGMPLVIRLDHEMNGSWYNWSEGTKQQNAAGSYVAMWQHVWNVFQANGANDYVIWNWSPSRIDKLGNPKYQTLDYMRQYYPGAQYVDWVGMSGYYRTATEQPTFQTTFGATLAQIRKIAPGKGIVLNEIGATETGGTVTDSQKSQWITSLFDALADPANRDIIGFAYFSQVATTIVDGTRTTNDWRLDSRADSLATFVKGIARNDIDYDLQEVSK from the coding sequence TTGTCTGACCTCATCCGATCCACCAGCACGTGGTGGGCCCAGTCCAGCAAGCACGCCCGCCGCACCGCGATCGGGACGACCGCGATCGTCCTCGTCCTCGGTCTCATCACCTGGACCGTGTGGGTGTCGCCCTCCGGCCCGGTCTCCACCGCCGTCAGCGAGGCGCTCGGTGTCACGCCGCCCGCCGCGAAGAAGGTCTCCGCGACCGAGCTGCAGACGAAGCTCACGGCAGCCCAGAAGCAGGTGTGGGCGCTCCAGGGCAAGCTCGACTCGTCCAGCGCCCAGGCCGGCTCCCGCGCCGAGGAGATCGCGAAGCTCAAGCAGCAGATCGCCTCGCTGCAGTCCGACCTCGGTGCTGCGAAGAGCGCCGCTGCCGGGTCCGCCGCGGCAGCGGCTCAGGCTGCGGCTGCGGGGAAGAAGGGCGGCTCCGGCTCCGGCTCCGGGACCGGCGGCTCCGGCTCCGGTTCTGACGGCGCGCACGGTGGGAACGCCGCCGCGCCGAACACCGGTCCCTCGAAGGACCCGGTGACGACCGAGCCGATCAGCACCCCGTCCAAGGCGCAGGTCCTCGCGCAGCAGTCCCGGTGGTACGGGCTGTACACGACGCAGGCGCCGTTCAACTGGTCCGAGTACGACCGCGTCTCGCAGGAGGTCGGCAAGGCCACGAACATGGTCGGGTTCTTCCAGGGCTTCGACCAGGACTTCAACCAGACCGCGGTCCAGCGCTCGTGGGCGAACGGCCGCCTGCCGATGATGACGTGGGAGACCGTCCCCGCGAAGACCGGCAACGACCAGGCCTTCGTGCCGGGCTACACGAACCAGGACGTCGTCTCCGGCAAGTTCGACGCCTACCTGACGAAGTACGCCCAGGACCTCAAGGCGAACGGGATGCCGCTCGTCATCCGGCTCGACCACGAGATGAACGGCTCCTGGTACAACTGGTCCGAGGGGACGAAGCAACAGAACGCCGCCGGCTCCTACGTCGCGATGTGGCAGCACGTCTGGAACGTCTTCCAGGCGAACGGGGCGAACGACTACGTCATCTGGAACTGGTCGCCCTCGCGCATCGACAAGCTCGGCAACCCGAAGTACCAGACGCTCGACTACATGCGGCAGTACTACCCGGGCGCGCAGTACGTCGACTGGGTCGGGATGTCCGGCTACTACCGCACCGCCACCGAACAGCCGACGTTCCAGACGACCTTCGGTGCCACGCTCGCGCAGATCCGGAAGATCGCCCCGGGCAAGGGCATCGTCCTCAACGAGATCGGCGCGACCGAGACCGGCGGCACCGTGACCGACAGTCAGAAGTCCCAGTGGATCACCTCGCTGTTCGACGCGCTGGCGGACCCCGCGAACCGGGACATCATCGGCTTCGCGTACTTCAGCCAGGTCGCCACGACCATCGTCGACGGCACCAGGACCACCAACGACTGGCGCCTCGACTCCCGCGCCGACAGCCTCGCGACGTTCGTCAAGGGCATCGCACGCAACGACATCGACTACGACCTGCAGGAGGTCTCGAAGTGA
- a CDS encoding glycosyltransferase family 2 protein, giving the protein MFTFILQIRQMVEGHPEFYLFAVYSAVIWLLWLLKVVLSARYRPYTGTFTGTTSVVVPVVDEPIDLFRDVIGRMVEQRPGEIIVVINGARNAALEAVCDEFAPLVRWTHTPIPGKRNAVKVGTEMSTGDITVLVDSDTVWTDGTLEELLKPFADDSVGGVTTRQRILEPTRSWITRWADWLENSRALYSMPAQSVLGQIGCLPGRTIAFRRSILVRVMDRFMHEKFMGVFLEVSDDRTLTNLTLKEGFRTVYQYTSLVYTDAPLQVKKLFKQQLRWARGSQYNTLRMLPWMLGHAPILAVFFLTDIILPFMLFGVIAGWIYRGLTGQGENLYQGILQQYGFSTGFLYVAGLMVVSSVLSMAIRQMRHLAEKPSDFFRLPMFIIVSTFFLMPIRLIGFFRLAHASGWGTRAGAYAGGPMEEDPAQPQGALGSAPVSPVDAALPAAVDPDQAAADRAFDEIFGTETASGATASGTLPGTATGSTATVLTTRRAAAAAPAGAASSAARPTPTKTRRYNPYAAIPYCIGFAIFALEAFLIV; this is encoded by the coding sequence ATGTTCACCTTCATTCTGCAGATCCGGCAGATGGTCGAAGGGCATCCCGAGTTCTACCTGTTCGCCGTGTACTCCGCGGTGATCTGGTTGCTCTGGTTGCTCAAGGTCGTCCTGTCCGCCCGCTACCGCCCCTACACCGGCACCTTCACCGGCACGACCAGCGTGGTCGTCCCCGTGGTGGACGAGCCGATCGACCTGTTCCGTGACGTGATCGGCCGCATGGTCGAGCAGCGCCCCGGCGAGATCATCGTCGTGATCAACGGCGCCCGGAACGCCGCGCTCGAGGCGGTCTGCGACGAGTTCGCCCCACTCGTCCGCTGGACCCACACGCCCATCCCGGGCAAGCGCAACGCGGTCAAGGTCGGCACCGAGATGTCCACCGGCGACATCACCGTGCTCGTCGACTCCGACACCGTCTGGACCGACGGCACGCTCGAGGAGCTCCTCAAGCCCTTCGCCGACGACTCGGTCGGTGGCGTGACCACCCGCCAGCGCATCCTCGAACCGACGCGCTCGTGGATCACCCGCTGGGCGGACTGGCTCGAGAACTCCCGCGCGCTGTACTCGATGCCCGCGCAGAGCGTCCTCGGTCAGATCGGCTGCCTGCCCGGACGGACGATCGCGTTCCGCCGGAGCATCCTCGTCCGGGTCATGGACCGGTTCATGCACGAGAAGTTCATGGGGGTGTTCCTCGAGGTGTCCGACGACCGGACGCTGACGAACCTGACGCTCAAGGAGGGCTTCCGGACCGTCTACCAGTACACGTCGCTCGTGTACACGGACGCCCCACTGCAGGTGAAGAAGCTCTTCAAGCAGCAGCTCCGCTGGGCCCGCGGCTCGCAGTACAACACGCTGCGGATGCTGCCGTGGATGCTCGGGCACGCGCCGATCCTGGCGGTCTTCTTCCTGACCGACATCATCCTGCCGTTCATGCTGTTCGGCGTCATCGCCGGCTGGATCTACCGCGGGCTGACCGGGCAGGGCGAGAACCTGTACCAGGGCATCCTGCAGCAGTACGGCTTCTCGACGGGCTTCCTCTACGTCGCCGGCCTGATGGTCGTGTCGAGCGTGCTGAGCATGGCGATCCGGCAGATGCGCCACCTCGCCGAGAAGCCGAGCGACTTCTTCCGCCTGCCGATGTTCATCATCGTGTCGACGTTCTTCCTCATGCCGATCCGGCTCATCGGCTTCTTCCGCCTGGCGCACGCGTCCGGCTGGGGGACCCGGGCCGGTGCCTACGCCGGCGGGCCGATGGAGGAGGACCCGGCGCAGCCCCAGGGCGCACTCGGTTCCGCCCCGGTGAGCCCCGTGGACGCAGCCCTGCCGGCGGCCGTCGACCCCGACCAGGCCGCGGCCGACCGGGCCTTCGACGAGATCTTCGGCACGGAGACGGCATCAGGTGCCACGGCATCCGGGACACTCCCGGGCACCGCCACCGGGTCGACCGCGACCGTCCTGACCACCAGGCGCGCGGCCGCCGCCGCTCCGGCCGGTGCCGCGTCGTCCGCCGCCCGACCCACCCCGACGAAGACCCGTCGCTACAACCCCTACGCGGCGATCCCGTACTGCATCGGGTTCGCGATCTTCGCCCTGGAGGCGTTCCTCATTGTCTGA